A region of the Leeuwenhoekiella sp. MAR_2009_132 genome:
CATGAAATGTGCTTTTTTAGAACTTAAGGCGGGTTTTTTCGAGAAGCATTTGGTCAAAATCTTTCTTATCTAAGAATGATTTATTCCTAATTTTTGTTTTATAGGCATAAATAGAATTTACAGAATAGCCTAAAACCTGGGCTATAATTTCATTATGTTTAATTCCCAAACGAATTAAAGCGAATATGCGGAGCTCTTTATTTAATAATTGCCCTTTTTTGATTTCTATTTGTTCTTCTTCTTTTAAAAGGGAATTGAATTCATTTATGAAATCAGGAAATAATTTAATAAAAGCTTCATCGAAACTCTGCAAAAGTTTCTTTTTTTCTTTCTTAAGGTCATAAGCCTTAGAAAGGTATTTTATACCTTCCAGATTGTTGCTTTTGAGGTTGTGGTCAATACGCGTTTTGAACTCTTTAAACTTCTCAAAAATATCTGCATCCTGAGTGAAAAAGAAGCCTATATACTCTTCTTTAATCTTATTTGCCTCCAGTAGCAAATCATTCACTCTGTTTAGTTCTCCATTTTTATTATTTATGGTCTCGTTGACCTCAACAATTCGCTCATTTTTGACTTGAAGATCTTTATGCGCTACTAAAAGTGCTCTTCTTGCAAGTTTCAATCTGCGTAATTGAATATAGGTTACAATTGCTAGCATTAATAAAATAGCCAGTAAAACACTCAGCATTATGTTTTGTTGTGATAACCTTTCTCGTTGTTTTTCTACTTGATTAATTATTTGCTCTTCAATGAGCGGTAAGATTGCGCCCACTCTTATTTTTCGTTGCTGAGCTCCATAAGCTTCGGCATCTTCATTAGCTTTTTTGATAAATACGGAAGCTAATTTTACATCTCCTTTTTGGAATAGAAATTCTGCCAGT
Encoded here:
- a CDS encoding DUF6377 domain-containing protein; amino-acid sequence: MNITRKLFLQNLVLFFFFQSWIGFSQQNEDLAELLVHIEKSAEYDAIKVERIDSLYHQLVSQRAGALQNRFDLNRSLFFEYRIFKQDSAFKYGIQSKNLAQKLGDKRLIAETTLDLANVCVSAGAFSEALAYLNGTDLVNIPEDIRFSLYGLLGRCYSDMADYSTITYFSNLYRKKAKEYHQKSLELATPDTWDYIMLRGYLNYKYGKLQKALEDLIPSLDMRQDLRSQAVVNSVLGDIYVQLGDREKAIKYLSQSSIADIKSSAKENLSMIQLAEFLFQKGDVKLASVFIKKANEDAEAYGAQQRKIRVGAILPLIEEQIINQVEKQRERLSQQNIMLSVLLAILLMLAIVTYIQLRRLKLARRALLVAHKDLQVKNERIVEVNETINNKNGELNRVNDLLLEANKIKEEYIGFFFTQDADIFEKFKEFKTRIDHNLKSNNLEGIKYLSKAYDLKKEKKKLLQSFDEAFIKLFPDFINEFNSLLKEEEQIEIKKGQLLNKELRIFALIRLGIKHNEIIAQVLGYSVNSIYAYKTKIRNKSFLDKKDFDQMLLEKTRLKF